ccgcactgcactgttggaggggcagtactgagggagcgccgtactgcgctgtcggaggggcagtactgagggagccccgcactgtcggaggggcagtactgagggagcgccgtactgtcggaggggcagtactgagggagccccgcactgtcggaggggcagtactgagggagccccgcactgtcggaggggcagtactgagggagtgccgcactgtcggaggggcagtactgagggagccccgcactgtcggaggggcagtactgagggagtgccgcactgtcggaggggcagtactgagggagcactgaacagGATGTTGTGCCTTGTACATGTGGTTGCAGCCGAGCGTGGGGACGGGTGCAAGGTCGCGGGTCCCCCCTCCCACCATTGCTCACtgtttgctctctctccccccgccggccCCTCAGGGTATCAAAGCCAACATGAAGCGACTGTACAACCTGGTGACTGAGCAGCAGTTCAGCCGTTGCTCCAAGCCCAAGAAATACAAGAAGCTGCTCTTCGCCATGTGCTTCTTCCACAGCGTCCTCCTGGAGCGCAAGAAGTTCCTGCAGCTGGGCTGGAATATCGTCTACGGCTTCAACGACTCCGACTTCGAGGTGGGCATCCTCACCGGGGGTGGGgcgcctcgacactgtcccatcaaacactcccagggcaggtacagggggttagatacagagtaaagctccctctacactgtcccatcaaacactcccagggcaggtacagcacgggggttagatacagagtaaagctccctctacactgtcccatcaaacactcccaggaaaggtacagggggttagatacagagtaaagctccctctacactgtcccatcaaacactcccagggcaggtacagggggttagatacagagtaaagctccctctacactgtcccatcacacactcccagggcaggtacagggggttagatacagagtaaagctccctctacactgtcccatcaaacactcccagggcaggtacagggggttagatacagagtaaagctccctctacactgtcccatcaaacactcccagggcaggtacagggggttagatacagagtaaagctccctctacactgtcccatcacacactcccagggcaggtacagggggttagatacagagtaaagctccctctacactgtcccatcaaacactcccagggcaggtacagggggttagatacagagtaaagctccctttacactgtcccatcaaacactcccagggcaggtacagcacggggttagatacagagtaaagctccctctacactgtcccatcaaacactcccagggcaggtacagggggttagatacagagtaaggctccctctacactgtcccatcaaacactcccagggcaggtacagggggttagatacagagtaaagctccctctacactgtcccatcaaacactcccagggcaggtacagggggttagatacagagtaaagctccctctacactgtcccatcaaacactcccagggcaggtacagggggttagatacagagtaaagctccctctacactgtcccatcaaactctcccggtGACCAGCACCGACCTCCCTCACTTCATGAGCACAAAGTTTAGAAGTTAATTTTGAGTATAATTGTAAATCTCAGTGACGCTGTCTGGTCTGCAGGTGTCTGAAAATCTGCTCAGCATTTACCTGGATGAATACGATGTGACTCCCTGGGACGCTCTCAAGTACCTGATTGCCGGGGTGAATTACGGAGGACACGTGACTGATGACTGGGACCGCCGTCTGCTCATCACCTACATCAACGATTACTTCTGTGACCGAGCCGTCGCCAGCCCCTACTTCAAGTAATCCTCACTTTCAGTTTGCTAAATGCTGATGCTGCAATCGATCCAACCAACTGAGGCTCAGCCACCTTGTGCTGAATAAGGCCCAATACACAACGGCCCTTCAGAGGAAGGGCTCGAGTGAATTCAACATACCCTCCTTTACAATCTGAGCAGAAATAACTGAAGTGTCGTCCCACTTGACACAGACCAGAAGTATTCTCCTCCCTCGGGCTCCGACACTCACCAGCCTTTCCACAGAGGGACTCCTACAAAAGCCACTCTCAGCAACGTTGCAACACCCCGCAcgatgacgggacgggggtctgtgtctgtgactcccccgcctggtgacgggacgggggtctgtgtctgtgactcccccgcacggtgacgggacgggggtctgtgtctgtgattcccccgcctggtgacgggacgggggtctgtgtctgtgattcccccgcacggtgacgggacacgggtctgtgtctgtgactcccccgcacggtgacgggacgggggtctgtgtctgtgattcccccgcacggtgacgggacaggggtctgtgtctgtgattcccccgcacggtgacgggacacgggggtctgtgtctgtgattcccccgcacggtgacgggacgggggtctgtgtctgtgattcccccgcacggtgacgggacgtgggtctgtgtctgtgattcccccgcacggtgacgggacgtgggtctgtgtctgtgattcccccgcacggtgacgggacaggggtctgtgtctgtgattccccggcacggtgacgggacacaggtctatgtctgtgattcccccgcacgtgaggggacgggggtctgtgtctgtgattccccgcacggtgacgggacacgggtctgtgtgtgtgattcccccgcacggtgatgggACGCAGGTCTgtgatactagctttggagggggtacagagacgattcaccagcctgattccggagatgagggggttatcttatgatgatagattgagtagactgggtctttactcgttggcgttcagaaggatgaggggtgatcttatagaaacatttaaaataatgaaagggatagacaagatagaggcagagaggttgtttccactggtcggggagactagaactagagggcacagcctcaaaatacgggggagccaatttaaaaccgagttgagaaggaatttcttctcccagagggttgtgaatctgtggaattctctgcccaaggaagcagttgaggctagctcattgaatgtattcaaatcacagatagatagatttttaaccaataagggaattaagggttacggggagagggcgggtaagtggagctgagtccacggccagatcagccatgatcttattgaatggcggagcaggctcgaggggctagatggcctactcctgttcctaattcttatgttcttatgattccccgcacagtgatgggacgggggtttcCTAATCCTCCACCACCCTAATGTCCCGTTGATGTTGTATGACGATATACTAACTCTCCCTGGCCTGCCATCGAACTGTATTATGATCCCTTGTCCCTGCTTGACAGATAATGGCCCTCGTGTGATCTAAACTTACATGTGTTCTGTTCCCACCACGCTGCCTTATTTAAACCATTTATAACATTTTCTGTGTTAAGACCGCCCTGCCCCGCCTGCATTTAACCGTTATTCCCGCCTGTAATGATTGAGTTTAAACACAGACGGCTTGTGTTGTTTCAGACTCTCGGTCCTAGACAACTATTACATCCCCAAAGACGGTGACCTTGACTCGTACAAGGAGTACATCAGCATGCTGCCCGCCATGGAGCACCCCGAGGCGTTTGGCCAGCACTCCAACGCTGACGTGGCCAGCGAGATCGCCGAGGCCCGCAGACTCTTCGAGACCCTGCTGTCGCTGCAGCCGCAGATCACCACGGCCGTGGGCATGGGGCTGAGCCGGGAGGATAAGGTAACCCGCCGTCGCCCCCGGGGCTGCGTGGGGGGGGCAGCTCTGTGCCAATAACCCATTCCCCCAATCCCccgtctaccccccccccccccaacaccgggGCGCAGGGAGGCTGCCCGCTCTCTGCCAATCCCCTGTCCGCCCCCActcacccctcgctccccccactgtccccccactcacccctcattcactgcgttcccccccccccctctcccggtgccaccccccccctcccagtccccgctctctcccagcgcccccctctctcccagcgcccccctctctcccagcgccccccccctcccagcgcccccctctctcccagcgccccccctccctctcccagagccccctcctctctcccagcgccccccctctctctcccagcaTCCCCCCTCCCAACGGCCCCCCCtctcccagcaccccctccctctcccggtgcCCCCCCATCTCCCGGCCCCACTGCCCTCGCATTACTCACCAGTCCCCTCGCACGGAGCTCCCGGCCCGACAGTAAGGTCCCTATCTCACCACGGCAGGTACTGGAGCTGTCGGGCGACGTGCTGCAGAAGACGCCCGTAGACCTGGACTATGAAGGGACACGGCTGATGCTGCAGGGCGACAAGTCCCCACTCAACGTGGTGCTGCTCCAGGAGATCCAGCGCTACAACATTCTCCTCGGCACCATCAGGTCAGGTTAATGCTCCGCCTTTGGTCATTTTACCTCACTCCCCCCGCGCTGTGTCCTCAATACTGCCTTGTGTACAATCGCAGCTGAAATACTGGTGCCCGTCGTGGCACTCtcatcatcaaacactcccagggcaggtacagggggttagatacagagtaaagctccctctacactgtcccatcaaacactcccagggcaggtacagggggttagatacagagtaaagctctctctacactgtcccatcaaacactcccagggcaggtacagcacggggttagatacagagtaaagctccctctacactgtcccatcaaacactcccagggcaggtacagcatggggttagatacagagtaaagctctctctacactgtcccatcaaacactcccagggcaggtatagcacgggttagatacagagtaaagctccctctacactgtcccatcaaacactcccagggcaggtacagggggttagatacagagtaaagctccctctcgtcctcctctgctgaaggtgTTGACTCAGTGTTAGGTGTGATtgccgggcactgactgcctccctGGACCTGAGCCAAATGGTCAGTGTGTGATTGTTGACTGGCTATTCAACCATGGGGTGTTTCACATGTGCTCCCATCCCTATCGCCACCCACCATCCGCTTCCCACTCCTCTCCAGCAGTGCTTCTCTCATTAAATAAATGATCGGATTCCTCCAGTTGGCTGTGTTGTTCCCTATGCCGCCTGCCTTTCCCAGTTGTAACTTTTCCTGCTCCGTTGTCCTCGTGTTGCTCTGGTGTTGCGCCCACTATGTAACCGGCCACGTTTCTCCCTCCCCCAGGATGTCCCTCACTGAACTAAAGATGGCCATCCAAGGCCTGGTCGTCATGTCCACCGACCTGGAGGAGATATTCAACTGTATCCATGACGCTCGCGTTCCGTCTCTGTGGGAAATGGTAAGGGAGCTCTGAGCGGCCCGGGGCCCAGGGGAGGGACAATGGGAACGGGCTTTGATTACCCCTGTCCCCGCTGGGCATCCTTCCACAGGCAAGCACTACCTCGCAACAATTCctttccttatctgagaaaggatatacttgctttagagggattgcaacaaaggttcaccagactgatccctgggatgagagagctgtcctaCGAGAAGAcaatgagtagattgggcctatactctctatagagtttagaagaatgagaggtgatctcattgaaacatacaagattctgagggggatttgacagggtagatgcagggaggatgtttcccccgagctggggagtctagaaccaggagtcacagtctcaggataaggggttggccatttaggactgagatgaggaggaatttcttcactcagtgggtggtgaatctttggaattctctgccccagagaactgtgaaggttcagtcgttgagtatattcgaggttgagatcgatagatttttggatattaagggaatcgagggatcgggcgggaaagtggagttgaggtcgaagatcagccgtgatctcattggatggcggagcaggctcgaggggccgaatggtgctTATGATGTGATGTGACCAGACATGACCCTGCACTGGGGGTACCATTGTGCGGGAGGGTAGCGAGCTGAGCACATTacctttctctcccttcccccacgtcCATGCGTTTCCCGGCCGGAGCCAACATTTGTCGATCCCCGTTGCCCCAAACCTCTCCCAGGCCCGTCGGTCAGAGAATTCCCCGAGTGCAGGGAGCTTGACTCTCCGAGGCACCTGGCTGACAGTGTGGGCGGGACCATGCAAAGGAGTTAGCACCTTGTATcatagtttgacaccgagccacactagaaagaagtcccaaagtgctttacagccaatgaagtacttttggagtgtattcactgttgtaatgtgggaaatataaggagctattaggacaggtgaccaaaagcttggtcaaagaggtcagttttaaggagcgtgttgaaggaggaaaggtagagaggtggagaggtttagggagggagttccggagcttggggcccaggcaaaagaaggcacggccaccgatggtggatcgattataatcagggatgctcaggagggcagaattagaggagcgcagatatctcgggggttgtggggctggagaaggttacagagatagggaggggcgagggccatggagggatttgtaaactaggatgagaattttgaaatcgaggcgttgcttaaccgggagccaatgtaggtcagcgagcacagggggactcagtgcgagttaggacacggagcagcgagcacagggggagttgggtgagcgggactcggtgcgagttaggacacggggcagtgagcacaggggatgatgggtgagcggaactcggtgcgagttaggtcacagggcagcgagcacagagggtgatgggtgagcggaactcggtgcgagttaggacacggggcagtgagcacaggggatgatgg
The sequence above is a segment of the Pristiophorus japonicus isolate sPriJap1 unplaced genomic scaffold, sPriJap1.hap1 HAP1_SCAFFOLD_3147, whole genome shotgun sequence genome. Coding sequences within it:
- the LOC139249480 gene encoding dynein axonemal heavy chain 2-like, with translation MPQLDKLIEQLQVQDPHRDFRLWMSSSPHPDFPVSILQTSIKMTTEPPKGIKANMKRLYNLVTEQQFSRCSKPKKYKKLLFAMCFFHSVLLERKKFLQLGWNIVYGFNDSDFEVSENLLSIYLDEYDVTPWDALKYLIAGVNYGGHVTDDWDRRLLITYINDYFCDRAVASPYFKLSVLDNYYIPKDGDLDSYKEYISMLPAMEHPEAFGQHSNADVASEIAEARRLFETLLSLQPQITTAVGMGLSREDKVLELSGDVLQKTPVDLDYEGTRLMLQGDKSPLNVVLLQEIQRYNILLGTIRMSLTELKMAIQGLVVMSTDLEEIFNCIHDARVPSLWEMAFPSTKLLGAWTRDLVHRIDQFAKWAETTHPPIIYWISGFTFPTGFLTAVLQIAARKNTISVDSLSWDFIVSVVDDNNLLEPPKDGVFVKGMYLEGAGWDKRNACLVEAEPMQLVCPMPTIHFKPVENKKKSGKGIYLCPCYYYSQRAGTFRHSSFVVGIELKTGERPPDHWVKRGTALLLSLDY